CCTCCAGCTTCAACTTTGAGGAGCTCTCAGAGTGTACACTATCAGTAGATTCAGTAGCAGTTTCTTGCGTTTCTTCAATGTAATCTGTATTGATGTCTACTTTCCTTTTAGCCTGTGCTCGAAGCAACTCAAGATCTTGTTCAAGTTTTGGAATATATTTCCTTACAGCTCGAAGACCATCCTTATACTTCGATTTATCCAAAGCCTGTATGAAGGAGCAGAGAACATAAGGGAAAACACGAAAACAAATAATGACAGACAGTGCTTCAGTATATGATCAGGGAACCTAGTTTTAATTTCAACACCTGTCAAAAGTCTAACCATGTTGTCGAACATATACGTGCATATCATTgtatatttgtgttttatttactgATGGATCTTTTAAACGAACATTATATAAGGAAAACTTGTTAGTTTTCCGGTCATGAGGAAGCAAGCAAAGGACTTGATTGTCATGTTATCAGGAATTGATTTAAAATGTTTATCAGAAAAGAGCAACGAGGCGCTTACAGtatcaaaattaatttcaaatatgGAGTTAAAAAGCACTCGGCTTGCGCTTGACATGCAGTGTTCTAGTGGAGACAGTTAAAAGTCTAATTTCTCCGAAAGATCTAAGTTTAGAAAAAAATAGACGATAAGCGAACCTTCTTCCTGGAGAGAGTGACCCTAGGTGACATGATTTCTGTTGGAGGCTGAGAATAGTTCTTCCCTCTATACATAATTATCGTGTATTCTTCATGAATGCCGAGCACAATCCCTCCGGTTAATCTAGCCAGCTCAGAAGCAATCTCCTTAACCTCTTCAGGTGAGAATGTTTTCACCACCACCTGCAGAGTTTGATGTTTCTTCCAATGCAAGTGCATGTTCAGAATCACACCCTGGTATATCCCCCGTCTACCAACGGGCACATAGTTCTTGCACTTGAGACCCATCTTCAGAAAGTAGAAGTGTTCCTCCGGCGTCAATATTTCTGGATCATGGTTTGTCTCCGATGGCTCCGAGGGCTCAATCTTTTTGAGAGCTTCAACAAGCCTTTCCTCTTTCCTTTGAGCCTGCAAAAACAGAAATCACATATTTTCATCAGTCTCTAAACATTTCGCAGAATCGTGCTACCTTTGTCATGCAAACATCAGTTGAGAGATGTGCTTAAAACTCCAAAATTGCCAGATAACTTGTACGAAATCAAAACCCAATGCAACTCTTAACGTACAGATTATTTTACCTTTCTTAACTTGTGGAGAATTTTCTCCTCAGCAGTCATTCTCTCAtagtctttcttcttcttatacCTGAAGAACTTGAGCCACCTAACCACTGCCctttttcccttgagctttttCCTCTTCACTTTACCATCACCAGTGGCCTCAGCACCCGCGCCGTCTTTTGAATTTTCCAATGGCTCCACAGCCTTGTGTTCTGTGTTAACACACGGAGCCGAATGAACCCATTTTTGGCACTCCAACGGAAACCTTGCAATGCCCACCACGTCCCACACAGGCTTTTCATCGAACACCTTGCATACAACATCACCCAAGCTACTGCATTTTGAGGTCCAAACATGAAATGCTATACATTTCAATGCAATTATCACAGAAAATTCACTACTTTTTGGGATTTGGAGAAAGAGGGTACCTGGGTCGGTATATTTTGGGGTGGTTGTGGGATTTGAGAAGGCGCAGTGACCGGAAAACGCTCGGCCGCGCCAGTTTCTGCATTGGGGCTGAGCTGCGGTAGGAAATAGCAATCCTCTGTTTGGAGGATCCGAAAGAAGGCGAGTTAGGCCATCTGGAattccaagttctcaaaatccAACGTTTGGGAGCTCGGTAGTGGTAAGGTTCAACTGAATTTCTTCCAATGTGTTTTCTGGCGTGTTGCCATTAACCCCAATTGGGACGACGAGAACCAGCAGCGTATGCACCAAAACGCCGTCGTATTTATGTTAGGGTGGTTGTTCTGTAAGTTGTGATTTTACCAGggttattttttaagaaaactaatgaaaaatctttaaaaatgttagttttaatgaaaataacaaaataaaggtataaatgaatagtatcaggagtgACTTTTCAAGATAAAAATGTTCttaacgttaaaagtgaacaataccgaaaGTGTTTCATTAagattctctttttttttttaatggaaagTGATTTTTTGCACACATTCATTTTAACCttttacttaaattttttaatttataaattgaataaatgaagtgaaaataataatcaaaattaaacaGCGGAATAAGAAGCTGAACGGGTGTTTGTTTATTATATCCCTCTCCACATTTGTAATAGTTACTTTTATTTACCTATTGTCTTGAGGGAAAAAAATAATACcattgcattttttttcctcCATCATGGAAATCTTAGTTTGGGCTTCTTTATGCGACAACACATCACAGACAAGTgttcaacttaaatttaatcGTTTGAAATGAAATGTCACATAACATAAGTTAACTTGACGGTTTATCGTACCATTTCCATCAATTAGCAACCAATACCATAAGCACACATGACTTGGTAATGTCATGAGACATGAAATAATTCACTTTAATCGTGTTGGACTTCCAAATTTACTTATTTTCTTGGCTAAAGAAGAGCTACCAAAAACATCTACATACATCATCTCTCATATATACCCCAACTCCTAGAGATCAAAATTGATGAAGGATTAAGCGAGAGAAAGTGGTCATGAAACAATCTAGGAGAACATAGAGAATGTCCTAAATCTGCAAGAATATCACCCACAACCTCAACCGCAACATATTTGCTTTCCAACACACATGTTCAATGTCAACTTCGTAACATATTCGACCTAAAATGTCTCAAATAATCGAGTAACAAAAACCTTTTATGACCTACTTTCTTTTCGAAGATTTAAGACAaacccagagagagagagagagagagagagagagagagagagagagagagagagagagagagagagagagagagagagagagagagatgtccCTCCCTAAGGAAATTTTATTTCTCTAAATATGCGAAAATTTTATTGGAGTACACCAGTGTATGACATGCATTCGATGAACATGTGTGCATACTAGAAAAAACTCCTAAATAGGATTATTGAAAATAAATGTGACAAGAAGATAATGTTAGGTTTAGAGGGTTCGAGATAGCAAAGTATTTAACTCCGTGGTATAAAGTTTAGTGCAAGTGATGGATATGGTTCAAATCATTGTGTCCTGAGTTCAAACCCTCCACCTCCCTTtaatttagatgaatttagtATAAAGTACCTATTGTTTGTCCAAAAAATAAATGGCATAAAGTTAGTAATTTAgggtaaaatatttttatgaaGACTTGAGAATCTTTTTTGGCTCATGAACTTGAAGATGTCTCTCATGATCTCATTTTGGATGGATGTTTTTATAGAAACTGAATATCTTTCTTTCATCTCGCCTCACGACcttctctctctcgatcctctTCGCTTTCGCTCCCAATTTCTGATCTTTCTCTCTGAATTTTGCTGtgattcttcattgttcttcttCGATTGTCGCTTCGATCTTGTTGTTTGGTGTATTTCTCGCTGCAATCAGCCATGGCGACTCCGTCAAATTCGTCTTCTCCTCTTGAGTCGGTGCAAGCTCCAAACCCTAATTCGTCAAATTCTGCCATGTCTTCGTCTTCATATGCTTCTCTAACGATCCAAAACATTGGAAGTATGGTGCCAATTAAACTCAAACGCTCCAATTATCTCCCCTGGCGTGCTTTATTTGCTCCAATTCTGCGCAGGTATAAGCTCCTTGGCATCATTGATGGTATTGAGGTCTGTCCATCACCTCTTCTTTCTGATCGCTCTATCAATCCCGACTTTGACATTTGGAATGAGAAAGATCAGAACCTTCTCATCTGGTTGAATTCTACTCTGTCTGAAGAAGTGATTCCTTTCACTGTTGGTGTCTCGTCGTCTCGGGATCTATGGATCAAGCTTGAGCAGCGCTTTGGAGGAGTCTCTGATGCTCACATTCATCAGTTACGATCTCGTCTCCAATCCATTCAGAAAGGTTCACAGTCAATTTCTGATTATCTTCAACAAATCAAGgaaagctctgataccatatagaaACTGAATATCTTTCTTTCATTCAATACAATCAGATAATTACACAAAgtttgatatatatattgtgggCATTCTAACAGATTACACTTATGCCCTTAACCAAACTAACAATTTAcaaaacaactaaaacaaactATAAGCAATTCTTATCAACACTTTGATGACTCTTTAGTTTTAAGAGCAAACGATGAAAGCTAGATAAAATATAGAAAAAGCTAGCATGAGCGTGATTTCAACCAGATAGATGTGAGATACGTTGGACTTTATCTCCATGTGATGCATGCAACCCACATCGAGATCAAATGAAACAGTTTATTTAGTGATtactatatgtatatatttgctCTTTAGTCTTTGATTATATGAATAAAAATTGATCTAAGGAGGTTAGTTGCAAATTCTAAGGTCTTATATGCAAATTGCTTAAGATCGATCGATCTTATCATCAATCTGAATTGATATACGAACAAATTAAGTCTGGTTTAGtggttcaattttcttttggtggAGAATACGGCTAAGGCTGTTGTTTCCTTTGTGGCCGAAAAGCTTGGTGACTTCATAATTAAGGAGGCAAGTTTCTGTGCGGAGTTGGCGATCAAGTTAAGCTTGCACAAACCGAGCTAAAAATGATGCAGGGCTTGTTGAAGGATGCAGATGCAAGACAAAGAGATAAAGAAGTAATACGTGTTTTGGTTGCTGAAATTAGAGATGCTGCTTATAATTTGGAGGATGTCAGTGAAAACTTTGCCTTGAAGGTGACTTCCAAGTTCCAAGAGGAAAGGAGGAGGTGTTTAGAGTTTTATGAAAAGGTTCCGTTCCATCTTGATTGAAGGAGTCAATCTTCATGAGATAGGGTCAGAAATTGGGAACATTACAACCAAATCTCTCATTTGAGGTTGAGTAGTTTGCAGGCTCACAACATAAGGGACATAAGGGAGAGCAGCGGTTACACGTTAATGAGAGGAAGCAACAACTAAGGCGAACCTAGAATGTGATGTTGTCGGGTTAGAGAAGAGTGTCAAGGAGTTGGTTCTGCATTTGGTAAGAGATAAACATCACCGCCTCCGAGTTCTTTCTATATGGGGGATGGGTGGCTTGGGCAAGTCCACTCTTGCGAAACAGATTTACCATCATAACGAAATTAGATGCAGTTTTAGCTCTTTTGCTTGGGGTGTGTATATCTAAACAGTTTCAAGTGAGAAATGTTTGGCAAGAGATTTTAACGAAACTCATTTCTGCTACCTgtgagcaaagaaaagaaatcgcTTGAATGAGTGATGCTGAAATAGCCAAGAAACTTTGTCTTCTCCAGAAAGATAAAAGATGTTTGGCGGTTCTTGATGATATTTGCAGTATTGAGGCATGGGACTCCTTGAAAGCTGCATTTCCATACGAGGAAACGAAGAGGAGCAGTAGCGTTGCATGTAAGAAACTTGATGTGAGTTTCATCAAACATTTGACAAGTGTAATATTATAAGTTAAGTGAGTTATATATATTGAACTTAGCCTAACTAATGTAATAATGCAGTTTCCGGAATTAAGACTTGGAGGGAAACTTAAGgagattcaaattaatttgaatcggacAGTTACATTGAAGATGTAACTGGTGATAACTCCTTTCTTGATGGGAGGAAGGAACTACTACAAGTATATATATAGCGATATGGTCCCTTCTCTTGGTGTGAAAAACATGGTCCCATCAATATTCTTCTCACAGGACTTCTAGCTACTAAGAACACAGTTGACGAGTGGGATGCGGTGCATAATAAGAATGTTTATGCAAACATAAGGAGAAGCAAAGGCCAAGAAGAAGAGTACACAGGTGCAACGTGGCTGTTAGCATTGAGTTATGACGACTTACCGTATCATTTAAAGCCATGCTTGCTTTATTTAGTAGGTCAGTTTCCTGAGGATTATGAGATTCCAGTGAATAAGTTGGCTAACCTATGGACACCAGAAGGTTTTATTTCTTTAGCCCAACATAGACAAAGTTCAGTCGAAACCATGGAAGGTATAGCATATAACTGCTTAACAGAGTTGGTCGAAAGGTGTGTGGCTGAAGGTGGGGAACGAGGTTCAGTTAGGAAGATAAAAACCTGCCGTATCCATGATCTTATGCGACACATGTGCTTGTTGAAGGCAGAAGAGGAGCATTTCCTCCAAATCGCCAATTTTATGGCTAGAAACAAGGTAATTGGTAAAGTTCAAGGAGTTGCTATATTCTTGGACGAGAAGGTTGAAAAATTGGTTCCATCAAAAGATGAAGGAGATGTCCACCTTAGATCGCTCTCATACTTTGGCTCAATTCGTTGGATCGCAGGAAGTAAAAAGTTACTACGATCAATGTTCAAAGATTTCAAAGATATCGAAAAGATACCGATCAAAGAAATGAAAGAGTTTGcattcttttgaaataaaaatgaaattataCAAGAGAGAGAGGCCTCTAAACCTCTAAACAACAAGGCTGCTCTTCTTTTGTATCTCCTTctctattgaaaaaaaaaaaaaaacaacaacaacgtgATGCTTTTCGTACTCCCCATGCATTCCCCTCCTGCACCCCTTGTATCCCTTAGATCGAATAAACTCGAAGGCGAATAATGGGAGGAGTGTAGAAGGAGAGAATGGAAAATCGAAAATCACTACCATGAAAAATAATGCTTCTGCTAGCTAATTTGAGCTTAAAGCAGCAAACCCACCACCTTTCATCATCTGCTTAAACTCCTTGAAATTCACCctcccatcaccatcaccatcaaccTTCTTTATCATGATCTTGCAATCCTCCAATGTCCTTCCTTGCTTCAGCCCCAAGGAAGATAAAACCGACTGCAGCTCGTCCACCGTGATGAATCCGTCTC
This genomic interval from Malus domestica chromosome 05, GDT2T_hap1 contains the following:
- the LOC103445518 gene encoding uncharacterized CRM domain-containing protein At3g25440, chloroplastic isoform X3 — its product is MTAEEKILHKLRKAQRKEERLVEALKKIEPSEPSETNHDPEILTPEEHFYFLKMGLKCKNYVPVGRRGIYQGVILNMHLHWKKHQTLQVVVKTFSPEEVKEIASELARLTGGIVLGIHEEYTIIMYRGKNYSQPPTEIMSPRVTLSRKKALDKSKYKDGLRAVRKYIPKLEQDLELLRAQAKRKVDINTDYIEETQETATESTDSVHSESSSKLKLEASNKVKEMMDGSKERFEDDLSTDVDIASDSEDLSDIFDTDSEKESEKKAERPLYLEEFEKFPVEGDGEPDDFEDHLRQISRDAKKDKSLDEDADLPNFDEVDRVFLRAASLLKKKRR
- the LOC103445518 gene encoding uncharacterized CRM domain-containing protein At3g25440, chloroplastic isoform X1; protein product: MQKLARPSVFRSLRLLKSHNHPKIYRPSSLGDVVCKVFDEKPVWDVVGIARFPLECQKWVHSAPCVNTEHKAVEPLENSKDGAGAEATGDGKVKRKKLKGKRAVVRWLKFFRYKKKKDYERMTAEEKILHKLRKAQRKEERLVEALKKIEPSEPSETNHDPEILTPEEHFYFLKMGLKCKNYVPVGRRGIYQGVILNMHLHWKKHQTLQVVVKTFSPEEVKEIASELARLTGGIVLGIHEEYTIIMYRGKNYSQPPTEIMSPRVTLSRKKALDKSKYKDGLRAVRKYIPKLEQDLELLRAQAKRKVDINTDYIEETQETATESTDSVHSESSSKLKLEASNKVKEMMDGSKERFEDDLSTDVDIASDSEDLSDIFDTDSEKESEKKAERPLYLEEFEKFPVEGDGEPDDFEDHLRQISRDAKKDKSLDEDADLPNFDEVDRVFLRAASLLKKKRR
- the LOC103445518 gene encoding uncharacterized CRM domain-containing protein At3g25440, chloroplastic isoform X2 translates to MQKLARPSVFRSLRLLKSHNHPKIYRPSLGDVVCKVFDEKPVWDVVGIARFPLECQKWVHSAPCVNTEHKAVEPLENSKDGAGAEATGDGKVKRKKLKGKRAVVRWLKFFRYKKKKDYERMTAEEKILHKLRKAQRKEERLVEALKKIEPSEPSETNHDPEILTPEEHFYFLKMGLKCKNYVPVGRRGIYQGVILNMHLHWKKHQTLQVVVKTFSPEEVKEIASELARLTGGIVLGIHEEYTIIMYRGKNYSQPPTEIMSPRVTLSRKKALDKSKYKDGLRAVRKYIPKLEQDLELLRAQAKRKVDINTDYIEETQETATESTDSVHSESSSKLKLEASNKVKEMMDGSKERFEDDLSTDVDIASDSEDLSDIFDTDSEKESEKKAERPLYLEEFEKFPVEGDGEPDDFEDHLRQISRDAKKDKSLDEDADLPNFDEVDRVFLRAASLLKKKRR